The stretch of DNA CGCCTTCTCGGCGGCGATGTCGCCGAGCCGCGTGCCGAGCAGCTCGACGTGCTCTCGCTCAATGCCGGTGACGACGGTCAGCACGCCGTCGACCGCGTTCACGGCATCCAGCCGCCCGCCGAGGCCGATCTCCAGCAGCGCCGGGCTGGCTCGCTCCCGCGCGAAGTGCTCGATCCCGGCGAGCGTCAGCCACTCGAAGTGCGTCAGCCGTGCCCGCGGGCCCAGGCGCCGGCGCAGCTCGCCGATCTCGCGGCCGAAGGCGCGCGGGCCGATCTCCCTGCCGCCGACGCGGATGCGCTCGCGCAGGTGCACGAGATGCGGCGAGGTGTAGAGCCCCGCCCGGTGGCCCGCCGCGAGCAGGATCGCCTCGAGGAACGCCGCCGTGGATCCCTTGCCCTTCGACCCGGCGATCACGACCGACGGGAAGGCGCGCTCGGGGTGGCCGAGGCGGGCGAGCGAGCGGCGCATCGGCCCGAGGCCGAACTTCCAGCCGAACCGGCGCTGCCGGCCGAGGAACTCCTCCGCATCCGCGAATCGCACGGCGCGATTGTACGTCAGCTATACTGCCGTCTGCCATGGGCGGGACGAGGCGCGCGCGATCGCTCGGGGCCCTGCTGCTTGCCGCCGCGGCGCTCGCGGCGCCGGCGCAGGCGCAGGCGCCGCCCGCGGAGGCGCCGTCGCCGGGTGCGGAGGCACCCGCCGGCGGGACCGCGGAAGCGCGGCTCCAGGAGCTGTGGGCGCGCGGGGAGCGCGCCTTCGCGTCCGGCGATCTCGCGGGGGCCGAGCGCATCTTCCGCGAGGCCCTCGCGCTGGACGAGCGGCGGGCCCGCAGCTGGAACTACCTCGGCGGCATCTTTTTCACGCAGGGCGACCTGACCCGCGCGCTCGAGCACTTCGGCAAGGCGCACGAGCTGGACCCGCGCGACGTGCGCGCCTGCAACAACCTCGGCACGGTCTACGAGCGGCTCGGCGATGCGGCGCGCGCCGAGGAGCTCTATCAGCTGGCCGTGCTCATCGACCCCGCCTACCCGGACCCGCTGCGCAACCTCGGGGTGCTCTACCGCCGGGCCGGCCGCATGGAAGACGCCCGCCGCGCCTGGGAACGGTACCTGGCGCTCGTGCCCGAGGGCCCGGGCGCCGACGCGGTCCGCCGCGAGATCGCCGCCCTGCCGCCGCCTCCGGCCGCACCGCCCCCCGTCATACCCCCGGCGCCTCCGGCAACGTCCGCCCCGGCGCAGGCGCCGCCCGCGCCCTGAGCAACCAATCGCGCGTGGCACCTCTTTGTGCACGTGCGCGGGCGGGGACGGGGCGGCGCCGATCGGCCGCTGAGCTGCGCGCTCGACCGCAGCCTGTCCGGCCCTCCACTCGAAACCTGTAACTCGCCCCTCCGGGGCTCAAACAACAGGTTTCGCCCTTCGGGACGCTCCGGTCCGGCCGCTGCGGTTCCCTCGCGCTCCGCAATGCGGCCGCCCGGCGCCGCCCGTCCCCGCCCACGGAAGGACGAACTGCGCGACATTCTTGACAGCGTGAGGACCCGTGACCAGACTTTGGGTATGAAGGCCGTGGGTATAGCGGAACTCAGGGCGAAGCTGAGTCAACACATCCGCGAGGTTCGCAAAGGCCTGACGGTCACTGTCATGCACCGCGGGCAGCCACCGGCCCGCATCGTCCCGATCGATGCGGCTCGGAGCCCACTCCATGTCCGGCGGGCCACCCGCGCGCTCAGTGAGGTCAAGTTTAGGCTCATTAGACATGGAATGAAATTGCGGTCATGATCGACTTACCAGGGTTCAGGGAAATCGGAATTGTTGGCAAAGAGTGTCCATGCTGCGGCGTCGAGTTCTCGAAGCGCCCAGGGAAGCAGCGAGAATGTCCATCCTGTCATAATGTTGTTTACGTTAGATTGAGGCCCCTCGATCGGCAGAAGGTACTGGTCACCGAGGCGCAGACGGACGAAATCAGTTCAGAACGGCGCCTGGCCGATGCGATTCGTTGGCGGAACGCTTTGCTACAGAGCGCCGAGAAGAACGATATCCCAGGTTGCGTCTATTGGCTGAAGTTGTTGGCGAACACAGTCGGGTCAATCGGAATGACCAAGGAGTCAGTCCGCTTGTCAATTGCTGCATTTATCCTAGAGGGTGACGCAGGCTTGACGGAATGCTGCGCCTCAATCCATTTCGACCAGAAGCATCGTGGATATCACAGTTCTGAACTCTCTGAAGACTACAACGCCGCAAAGGACATGCTTCGGCGGCACCTCAATATCGAGGCAAATTGGGAGCATCGGGAGAACATACTGTCAACTGCGTACCTCGAGTTCATCTACAAGATCAGCAAGGCGTCAGAGCCAAGGCCGAAGGCGCCAGCGCTGCCTTGCAGATCAATCAAGGGGGTGCTTCGTGAGTACTCGGTATATGCCGAGGACTCAGTACCCGATGAGGTGTGTGCAGGAATCGTTCACGTCTTGGAGGAAGAAGGGAAGCTGCCTTTTCGAAACGTCGCTCAACCCGGGACAGGCGGGGCACTGCTGTCAATCGGCTTCGGATCCTGGCAGGTTAGCACCGATCAGATGAGGTACGAAGTCACTTCATGGGAGAACATGCTCCGAATTGAGGAAGTTGGAGAGCCCAAGACACTGTAACGCTGGGCAACATCGATGGGCGGTCAGAAGGCACGCATTCACGGTACCGACACAGAAAACCTCATTTCCAATCTCCGTGGCGAAGTAGGGGAGATCATTACGTCCTGGGTACTGTGCAAGGACATAACGCGCCTCGTCACCCAGAAGTCTGGAGACATGCAACAGGACTTGATGAATCCGGGGCTCATACGCCTCTTTATCCTAGGTGACCGGCTTACGGATGACATGATTGCACGGCTATCAGAACTTTCTGAACCCAAGGTGGGTAGGCTTACATTCCACTTTGCGTCAGTGAAGCTGAATGCCCTCCAAGCAGATGTGAGGCGCTTTGCCACATTCATTCAGAGGCACCGGTTTGACGAGAAGAGAAACAAGGACATTAGCCACAAGGAATGTCCCGAAACGTGGTCTGACCACAAGTACCTACACATTCCACCCCGAATAATCCTGAAAGCCATCGCACGCGCCGTCCGCCTAATGAAGAAGTTCGATGTCCTTCACCTAGGTCCCGGCGCAAAGTACCTGTGGGTTGAGTCACGAAAGAAGCGATACGAGCCTATGTCTCCTCCCAAAATTGGCTACCTCTTGCTGCCTCACATCAGGCTGTCCAATGAAGACCGCCTTCGCGTGTTGAAGGAGGAACTGGATGCGGGGCTTGAGGGATGGGACGACATGCCCACTCAGTTCAACGGCAAACCTGCCATGGTGAAGGCAAACAAGAAGTGGGGCATCGTCCATCTGGGCACACGAGTTCTCGTGATGGAACAGTACCCGCTCAGCAAGATCGTAAGTCTTTCCACGGAGGAGCCTGGGGAAGAGGAAGGCAAGGATGATCGGTCTGGGACATAGGTAACATAACGGTCTGTCGACGCAGGTTACACCCGACTGGACCGTCCTTTCGCCCATTACCTCGCGGTGACCCGCCCCCCTCGACGGGGGCTCGTCCGCGGGCGGGGACGCGGCGGCGCCGGGCGGCCGCATTGCGGAGCGCGAGGGAACCTGGGCGGCCGGGCCGGAGCGGCCCCGTCAGGGGCGAAACCTGTTGTCTGAGCCCCGCAGGGGCGAGTTACAGGTTTCGAGCGCAGGACCGGACACGCCCAGGTCGAGCGCGCAGCTCAGCGGCCGACCGGCGCCGCCGCGTCCCCGCCCGCGTACGGACACAGGCACCAACAGCCGACATCGACACGGTCACGCCGAGCCCATGCACGCGCAAGGGCCCCCGCCCGCGCATCGGCCTGCCCCCCGGCCCCGGAAACGGCACCGCCCCGCCACCGGCTTTCCGGCGGCGGGGCGGCCCCGCGAACGCTCCCGCGCTTCGGTTACGTCGACTTCGTGATCGCCTTCCACCCGTACTTCACGACGGCGTACGTCCCGATGAACGGCACCGCCAGGAAGTAGGCCAGCCCGATGAACGGCGCGGCGAAGAACAACCCGATGTTCTTGGCCACGCTCTCGCGCTTCGCCGGCTCCGTCGCCGCCGCCGGCGCGGCCGCCACCTCGGGGACGGTCGCGGCTGCGACCGCCGGGGCCGTAGCGGCGGCCGGCGCCATCAGCGCCAGCGCCGAGCGCCGGATCGCCTCCTGCATCTCCTCGCGCTCGTGCAGCGCCCGCGCCGCGTTGTCGATGATCATCTCCGGCGTCAGCGGTTTGCGCAGGAAGCCCGAGACGCCCAGCTCCTTCGCCTTGCGCTCGCTGGCCTCCGTCCCGAAGCCGGTGATGATCACCACCGGGACGTCCGGGTGGGCCTTCTTCACCCGCGAGGTCACCTCCAGCCCGTCCATGCCCGGCATCTTGATGTCCGTGAACACCACGTCGTAGTCCTGGTGCTCGAGCTCCGCGAGCGCCTCCGAGCCGCTGAGCGTCTCGCGCACCTGGTAGCCCTCCCCGCTGAGCACCCGGTTGATGCTCCGGTTCACCACCGCGTCGTCGTCCACCACGAGGACCTTCCTCGACCGCATCATGACCGATCTCCCCCTTTCACCGCTGCGCCGTGAGCCGCACGTCCCGCCATCGCTAGGCCGCGCCCGATGCCGGCGCGCCGTTGGGTTCGCGCTGGAGCGCCCAGCGCTTCTGCATCCAGGCCCCGGTGGTCGCCCGGAGGACCGTGTCGGGCACCACCGGCTTCGCGATGTAGTCATACGCGCCGAGCTTCACCGCCTCCTTCGCGGTCTCGATGCTCGGGTAGCCGGTCACCACGACGACCTCGCTCTCGGGCCACCGCTCCTTGATCGCCCGCAGCACCTCCAGGCCGTCCATGCCCGGCATCCGCAGGTCGAGCAGCACCACGTCGAACTTGTCGCCGGCCATCAGGTCCAGCGCCTCGGCCCCGTTGCCGGCGGCGATCACGCGGAAGCCGTCGGTCGAGAGCACCCTCCGGTAGCCGAGGCGGACCACTTCCTCGTCGTCCACGACCAGCACCCGGATCCTGTCTTCCATGACCCTCACCCCTTCGCGTGGTGGCCGACTTCCTCTTCCTCGAAGCCGGTGAACATCGCCTTGAAGTGCGCGAGCGGCGTGTGCCCCAGCGTGGCGAGGTAGACGTGGACCGGCACGAACGCCGCGAAGAAGATGAAGAGCAGCATGTGCACGGTCGCCACCACCCGCACGCCGCCGAGCAGGTCCACCGCACCCCCGAAGCGCTGGACGTCCCAGAGCAGCAGGCCGGTCGCGAACTGGATCGGCACGAAGATCAGCATGATGAAGTCGTACGCCAGCTTCTGCATCGGGTTGAACTTCGTGTAGGCCGAGGCATGGTGCGGGTTGGCGCTGCCCTTGAAGATCCCGTAGCCGTAGAAGATCGCCTGGCGCACCGTGGAGGTGAAGAACTTCACCGGGTTGAGCTCCATCTGGTAGTTCTTGATCTTGTCCGAGGTCAGGTAGAAGACCAGCCAGAGGAAGTAGCTGGCGATGAGCACGAACCCCGTGTAGTTGTGGATGCGGACCGAGGTCTCGAACGTGGCGAGGCCGATCAGGTCGCGGTAGCGGATCTGCAGGCCCGTGAGGATGAGCAGCACGAAGCCGATGGCGTTCGTCCAGTGCCAGATCCGCACGGGGACCGGATGGATGTAGATCCTGTTGTCCGTGGACATGGTGTCTCACCCTTCCTTTCGCGAGCGCGCCGTCCAGAGGCGGGCGGTCAGGTGGGCTGCGATGACCCCGAAGCCGCCGGCGAGCGCCAGCACCAGGAGCCAGTCGAGCACGATCGAGCGGGTGCCGCCCAGGGCGTAAAAGTCGGGCACCGCGATGACCGCGCCCGCCTCGGTGAGCATCTTCTGCGTGCCCTTGAAGTCCTTGGGGCGGCCGTCGTCGCGGGCGAGGCTCAGGGCCACGCTGTCGAAGGCCTTCGACCCGGCCTCGTGGCAGCTCTCGCAGCTGCGCACGGCGCCGGACTTGGCGGCGAGGCGGTGCGCCGCCGCGCCGCGGGCGACCTCGAGCCGGCCGACCACCTCGAGCTTCGCGGCGGACGCCGTGCGCTTGGACTCGAGCAGGTTCACGGCGTTCCAGAGCCCGAGCCCGTCGATGCCGCTGCCGTTGCCGAGGACCTTGTCGGCGTCGGGGCCCAGCGCCTCCCGGACCTCGCGCTCGGTCAGCGTGCGGCCGGTGCCCTTCTCGGTCAGGCGCAGCGCCACGACCCGCTGCGCGGTCGGCGCGTGGCAGGCGGCGCAGGAGACGGACTCCAGGTGCAGCGCGGCGTTCGGGAGCCAGGCGTCGTGGGTCTTGGCGGCGGCGGGATGGCACCCGATGCAGGCGGCCTTCACCAACGCCGGGTTCGCGGTGCCGCGCACGTCGTGGGCGCGGTGGCAGTCCGAGCAGAGCGGGGCGTCCAGGTGGCTCTCCGTAGCGCGCGCGGTGCCGTGCATGCTCCCGGCATAGGCTGTGAAGATGTCACCGTGGCAGGCGCGGCACGGCGAGCCGGTGAGCGTCGCGTACCGCTCCTTCGGCGCGACCTCGTGGGCGCTGTGGCAGTCCGTGCACCCGGGGGCGCCGGGGACGCCCGAGCGCAGCAGCGTGTAGTGGATGCTCCCCTCGATCTGGCGCAGCTTCTCGCTGTGGCAGGTGGCGCAGGCCCTGGTCGAGGCGACCGCGTGGGTCTGCCCGGCGCTCGGGTGCGCGCCGCCCTTGAAGTCCGCGTGGCAGTCGACGCAGGCGTGGTCCGGGTGGACCGAGGCCTTGAGCTTCGCCACGTCCACGCGGATCGAGTAGGTCCCGCCGCCCGGCCGCTGGGCCACGATGGAGCGCGAGTGGCAGCGCAGGCAGTAGTCGTTGCCGGCGGTCGGCCCGCTGAGCGTCGCGGCGCGCGCGATCTGGTGGGAGCCGTGGCACTCGCCGCAGGTGACCTTCGGGTTGTCCGTGACGACGCCCGCGTGCTGGGCCTTGGCCTTGAGCTTGGCCGCGGGGTGGCAGCCGAGGCAGGCCTTCGAGGCGCCGGCGCGGTACTGCTCGATGCTCGCAACCGGCTTGCCCTCGGGGTGGGAGTCGAGGTTGATGCCGGGGTGGCACCCCTGGCACTCGACGCCCTTGTGCACCGAGGCGCCCAGCTCCTTGGCCGTGACGGCCAGGGCGAGCGTCTCTCCCGCCTGGGTCTTGAGCGTGAGCGACTCGTCGTCGTGGCAGTCCAGGCACGGGCTCCAGTCCGGCGCCTTGGCGGCGAAGGCCGTCGTGGCGACGAGCAGCAGGCCCGCGGCGAGCACCGAGATCACGCGAGTTCTCATGGGCGTGGGCTCCTTCTGCCGTGTGCCGTCCACGTTCACTGCTTCCCGACGATCGCGCGCCAGCCGTAGCGGCCCATCATCCAGACCGCGATGAACGGGAACGCGAGGATGTAGGCCAGGCCGATGAACGGCGCCGCGAAGAACAGGCCGACGTTGCGGGCGACGCTCTCGGTCTTGACCGGCGCGACGGGCGCCTCGGCGGCGGGCGCCTGCTGCGGGGCCGCCACGCGCTCGCTGACGCGGGCGGCGACCTCCCCGATCACGTCCGGGGTCAGCGGCTTGTGGAGGAACTCGGCCACGCCGATGGCCTTGGCCTTCTCCTCGTCCTCCTGGCTCCCGTAGCCGGTGACGACCACGATGGGCAGCCAGGGGTTCATCTCCTTGATCCGCTTGGCCACTTCGAGGCCATCCGGGCCGGGCATCTTCAGGTCCATGAACACCATGTCGAAGTCCGCGCCCGCGTACTTGTCGAAGGCCTCCCGCCCGCTCAGCGCGGTGTCGACCTTGTAGCCCTTCTCCGTGAGGACGCGTTCGAAGCTCCTCCCGACGACCTGGTCGTCATCGACCACCAGCACCCTCTTTTCCATCTCCTCCACCTCCCTCTCGGTTGTCCGACCTTCGGTTCTTGTCGGTGGTTCTCACCCCGGGGATACAGCATCGAACGTGCCAAGACAGAGCTGGCAGCGACCTAAACAGATATTGTTCTGTTATTACGATCGGTTATGATTACTACCACGCGTTACTGTAATGATTATTCCGGACCTGCAAGCCGCCGGTAAGTACATTTCGCCTATACATAGCGATCGCCTACGCAAACAAGTAATTGCTGTAATAACCATCTCTTACAGTTCTAGATCCTTGTATATCTTCCCTGTACGCGCGGCCCTTTGTGTACGGCTTTTCTGACTCAGGAACGCCGGCGATTCGGACGTCACGAAAAAAATCCCGGCTGCCGGACCTCGGATGCCCCAACTCCTCCCCAACTCTTTTGGCTTGACAACCGGCCCAATCCGAAGATAATCAGGACTCTTTCAGGACCGAACGTGCGAAGAGGAGGCTTGCGATGTACACGATCCTTGAGACCGGCGGCAAGCAGTACCGTGTCGGCGTCGGCGACACCATCGACGTCGAGCTGCTCGGCGCGAAGAAGGGTGCGACGGTCGCCTTCGACCGGGTGCTGATGCTCGTCGGGGACGACCAGACCCTCGTCGGCCGCCCCACCCTCCCCCAGGTGAAGGTCACCGGCGAGGTGCTCAGCGACGACGAGGAGGACCCGGCGAAGGGCCCGAAGGTCACCGTCTTCAAGTTCAAGCGCCGCAAGAACATGCGCCGCAAGACCGGCCACCGCCAGCAGTACACCCGCGTGAAGATCAGCGGGATCACCGTCGCGTAAGGAGATCGGAC from bacterium encodes:
- a CDS encoding bifunctional folylpolyglutamate synthase/dihydrofolate synthase, whose product is MRFADAEEFLGRQRRFGWKFGLGPMRRSLARLGHPERAFPSVVIAGSKGKGSTAAFLEAILLAAGHRAGLYTSPHLVHLRERIRVGGREIGPRAFGREIGELRRRLGPRARLTHFEWLTLAGIEHFARERASPALLEIGLGGRLDAVNAVDGVLTVVTGIEREHVELLGTRLGDIAAEKA
- a CDS encoding tetratricopeptide repeat protein; translation: MGGTRRARSLGALLLAAAALAAPAQAQAPPAEAPSPGAEAPAGGTAEARLQELWARGERAFASGDLAGAERIFREALALDERRARSWNYLGGIFFTQGDLTRALEHFGKAHELDPRDVRACNNLGTVYERLGDAARAEELYQLAVLIDPAYPDPLRNLGVLYRRAGRMEDARRAWERYLALVPEGPGADAVRREIAALPPPPAAPPPVIPPAPPATSAPAQAPPAP
- a CDS encoding type II toxin-antitoxin system prevent-host-death family antitoxin, whose protein sequence is MKAVGIAELRAKLSQHIREVRKGLTVTVMHRGQPPARIVPIDAARSPLHVRRATRALSEVKFRLIRHGMKLRS
- a CDS encoding response regulator; this translates as MMRSRKVLVVDDDAVVNRSINRVLSGEGYQVRETLSGSEALAELEHQDYDVVFTDIKMPGMDGLEVTSRVKKAHPDVPVVIITGFGTEASERKAKELGVSGFLRKPLTPEMIIDNAARALHEREEMQEAIRRSALALMAPAAATAPAVAAATVPEVAAAPAAATEPAKRESVAKNIGLFFAAPFIGLAYFLAVPFIGTYAVVKYGWKAITKST
- a CDS encoding response regulator, giving the protein MEDRIRVLVVDDEEVVRLGYRRVLSTDGFRVIAAGNGAEALDLMAGDKFDVVLLDLRMPGMDGLEVLRAIKERWPESEVVVVTGYPSIETAKEAVKLGAYDYIAKPVVPDTVLRATTGAWMQKRWALQREPNGAPASGAA
- a CDS encoding cytochrome b/b6 domain-containing protein, translating into MSTDNRIYIHPVPVRIWHWTNAIGFVLLILTGLQIRYRDLIGLATFETSVRIHNYTGFVLIASYFLWLVFYLTSDKIKNYQMELNPVKFFTSTVRQAIFYGYGIFKGSANPHHASAYTKFNPMQKLAYDFIMLIFVPIQFATGLLLWDVQRFGGAVDLLGGVRVVATVHMLLFIFFAAFVPVHVYLATLGHTPLAHFKAMFTGFEEEEVGHHAKG
- a CDS encoding cytochrome c3 family protein, which codes for MRTRVISVLAAGLLLVATTAFAAKAPDWSPCLDCHDDESLTLKTQAGETLALAVTAKELGASVHKGVECQGCHPGINLDSHPEGKPVASIEQYRAGASKACLGCHPAAKLKAKAQHAGVVTDNPKVTCGECHGSHQIARAATLSGPTAGNDYCLRCHSRSIVAQRPGGGTYSIRVDVAKLKASVHPDHACVDCHADFKGGAHPSAGQTHAVASTRACATCHSEKLRQIEGSIHYTLLRSGVPGAPGCTDCHSAHEVAPKERYATLTGSPCRACHGDIFTAYAGSMHGTARATESHLDAPLCSDCHRAHDVRGTANPALVKAACIGCHPAAAKTHDAWLPNAALHLESVSCAACHAPTAQRVVALRLTEKGTGRTLTEREVREALGPDADKVLGNGSGIDGLGLWNAVNLLESKRTASAAKLEVVGRLEVARGAAAHRLAAKSGAVRSCESCHEAGSKAFDSVALSLARDDGRPKDFKGTQKMLTEAGAVIAVPDFYALGGTRSIVLDWLLVLALAGGFGVIAAHLTARLWTARSRKEG
- a CDS encoding response regulator, with protein sequence MEKRVLVVDDDQVVGRSFERVLTEKGYKVDTALSGREAFDKYAGADFDMVFMDLKMPGPDGLEVAKRIKEMNPWLPIVVVTGYGSQEDEEKAKAIGVAEFLHKPLTPDVIGEVAARVSERVAAPQQAPAAEAPVAPVKTESVARNVGLFFAAPFIGLAYILAFPFIAVWMMGRYGWRAIVGKQ
- the rplU gene encoding 50S ribosomal protein L21, whose amino-acid sequence is MYTILETGGKQYRVGVGDTIDVELLGAKKGATVAFDRVLMLVGDDQTLVGRPTLPQVKVTGEVLSDDEEDPAKGPKVTVFKFKRRKNMRRKTGHRQQYTRVKISGITVA